The Candidatus Korarchaeota archaeon NZ13-K genome segment GATGCTTCCCTAACTAAATCTCTCCTGACCAGGATGGCCGCCGGGCTGGGCTTGAGGGTCTTCCCGGCCGCCTGCTCAGCCAACATCGAGGCCCACTCCCTGGGATGCCGAGCCTGCGACCTGGGACCCTGCGGCGGCGAGCCACCGGCCTCGGATGCGCGGGACCTGGAGGAGGGGCTGAGGCTATGCGGCATAGACGCCGAGGTCGTGGGGATTGGTGGGAGGCTCGAGGTCATCCTGAGGGATGGGGTGAGGAAGGAGAAGATCACCAGGCATCTGGTGAGCACGGCATCCAGGCGGAAGGTCGTCATCAGGAGGAATCTTTGACGTCCTGAGAGGCCTTCAACCTGATCAAGGCCTCCACGTTCCACTCGTGAACAGTTCTCCTCCTCCTATCTATGTAGATCCCGAGCCTCCTTGCCTCCGAGGCGCTTATCCCGGCCCTCTCCAGCTCTCCCAGGCTGAATCCCCTGCCTATCTTCTTCCTCTTCCACCGCGCGTTGAGGTGAGCACGAGGGGGCTCAGGGGTCTCATAGGCTCTATCGACGGGGCGAATTAATAAAGCTCTCCCTCAGCACCGCGAGGATCCCTCCGATGGATTAGATTTCCGTGAATATCATGAGAGGGTACTGTCAAGTTGAGAATTTTTGTGATATAAGAGAAATTTTTTAAATTATTTCCCATCATGATAGCGCGTGAGCCGCATGCGATGAAATATTTAATTTATAAACAAATTTTCGTCAATAAAATATCAA includes the following:
- a CDS encoding 50S ribosomal protein L13e, producing MRPVDRAYETPEPPRAHLNARWKRKKIGRGFSLGELERAGISASEARRLGIYIDRRRRTVHEWNVEALIRLKASQDVKDSS